GAGGCTATTTGTCAAAATTTTGATGAAATGCAATTACAAATCGGTCAACAAAATTGTCAAAAGCTAGTGAGTTCAGGCACAATAAAATTAGTTCAACTTACGGATGAATTTTCTTTAAATTTAGATATTTATAATATCGATCCTTTTGAAGGTTTTTTCTCTTTGAGTTTAGTCGATAGTGAAAATCATCATCTTTACAATGCATCCTTTACTTTTCTTAATGAAAATAAATTATTAATTACCTGTATTCAAGGGCCAAAGGGCGCTGATGCACAAAATATTGTAAAAAATCTGACGAAAAAATTACACGGAATGCGACCAATGTATTTATTAGTTGAAGCCTTTCGTTTACTGGCTCAAGGAATGAATCAAGAGCTAGTGGGTATTCCATTAGAATATCAAGTCAAAAAACGTTGGTATGGAGCACAAAAAGTCTATTTTGATTACAATGCTTTCTGGAAAGAAAATGAGGCAACATTAGCCAATGGTTATTGGCATCTTTCATCACAAATAGAGCGCCGTGATTTAAACGAAGTAGCAACTAAGAAACGCTCAATGTATCGCAAACGTTACATAATGTTTGATTTGATGGAAGCGGAAATAATGAAAGAAATCAAGGTGTAAAATGTTTATTCAACCCACACAAAACCACTGTTCTTTGGCTATTTCAGAAGAAGATGAACACTTTATAAAGTATGCCTTAACGCTGGCAGACAAAGCGGAAGCAGAGGGTGAAATCCCTGTTGGGGCTGTGTTGGTTGATAATCAAGGCAACATCATTGGAGAGGGTTATAATCAATCTATTTCCCTCTGCGATCCAACGGCTCACGCCGAAATTCAAGCGGTACGATCTGCGGCAAAATTTACAAAAAATTACCGTTTATTAAATACTACCCTCTATGTTACTTTAGAACCTTGTTCAATGTGTGCAGGAGCCATTTTACACAGCCGAATAGGACGTTTAGTATTTGGTGCCAGCGATTATAAAACGGGAGCGGTAGGCTCTCGTTATCACCTATTTGAAGATTACAAAATGAACCACTTTTTAGAGATTCAAGGAGGGGTTTTGAAAGAACAATGTAGTCACAAAATCAGACAGTTTTTTAAGAAAAGACGTAATGAGAAAAGTAAAATCACTGCTTAATTGCTAATTTTATTTTTATAAGAATTTACTAAAATAGAGTATTCTAATATGCTAGAATCAATTGATATACATCATCTATTAGCCTAATTTAGATGTAGGTAAAAAAGGAACATATATGTCAGATAATGCATACAATAATTTTGATGAATACTTGAAACAAGGCGAACCTGATAAGATCCAAAAAGCCAACGTTTGGAAAACCGCTATTGGATTACAGCAAGTAGATGGATTGGTTCCTTCTGACTATTTAATTCAAACCGCCAAACAAAACATCGAAGGTGATATTTCTATAGAAGAAGTCAAACAGCGAATAGATAGTTATTATGAGCAGTTTCCTATAAAAAATGACATAAATAGAGAAGAAGAAGCAGATAAAGTTTCGGCTAGAATTGCTCAGATATTAAACGAGCAAACTTTTGCATTTTCTCCAACAGAGTTTTTAAGTATACATCGCAGATTATTTGAAAATATTTACCCTAATGCAGGAAAAATACGAGATTACAATATTACAAAAAAAGAATGGATATTAGATGGCGAAACCGTTTTATACGGAAGTGCTTACAATTTAAAAGATGCTTTAGAATACGATTTTGAGCAAGAGAAAAAATTCAGTTATCGAGGTTTAA
This DNA window, taken from Pasteurella skyensis, encodes the following:
- a CDS encoding VirK/YbjX family protein, producing the protein MSNQINFSHFPTAIEIHIQNGDHRWLKRSRDISRYFMARVQCRGYSQPLLDFLNNNDVWATLFKQNIHRFNALLFKYADKRFSPKQRLEAICQNFDEMQLQIGQQNCQKLVSSGTIKLVQLTDEFSLNLDIYNIDPFEGFFSLSLVDSENHHLYNASFTFLNENKLLITCIQGPKGADAQNIVKNLTKKLHGMRPMYLLVEAFRLLAQGMNQELVGIPLEYQVKKRWYGAQKVYFDYNAFWKENEATLANGYWHLSSQIERRDLNEVATKKRSMYRKRYIMFDLMEAEIMKEIKV
- the tadA gene encoding tRNA adenosine(34) deaminase TadA, coding for MFIQPTQNHCSLAISEEDEHFIKYALTLADKAEAEGEIPVGAVLVDNQGNIIGEGYNQSISLCDPTAHAEIQAVRSAAKFTKNYRLLNTTLYVTLEPCSMCAGAILHSRIGRLVFGASDYKTGAVGSRYHLFEDYKMNHFLEIQGGVLKEQCSHKIRQFFKKRRNEKSKITA